The proteins below are encoded in one region of Planctopirus limnophila DSM 3776:
- a CDS encoding glycosyltransferase family 4 protein, whose protein sequence is MRIALVRRVCSLKKAGAERYCINLMRQLRAKGHEVTIVGESMDDSLKAEAAHLKVPVSKWTSWTKNLSLARNARKVFANQGFDIVHGLSRVYGLDTYRLTDPLQTHWLKVFYRGKMQQFLQRLNPRHRTILRIEKQLFGPDGPRRIIVQSKLDERLLKEYFDVDPKRLCRVTNGVDTKNFHPDYQHERLAVRAEWKIPDEAPLLTFASMDFRRKGLSRLLQAMSIARTSGMWLMVIGDGDIARFKALAASMNLADRLVFTGRQQAIARLYAASDLFVLPTIYEPFPNVNLEAMACGIPVITTATAGGADAIEPAINGYVIASPDDVECLADRIDFHFGRGETQLRLMSAAARSTALRYTPEANAEQTLAVFQEVLSEKAAA, encoded by the coding sequence ATGCGGATTGCACTCGTCCGTCGCGTTTGCTCGCTGAAAAAAGCAGGGGCCGAAAGGTACTGCATCAATCTCATGCGGCAACTCAGGGCCAAAGGGCACGAAGTCACCATCGTGGGAGAGTCGATGGATGATTCCCTGAAGGCTGAAGCTGCTCACTTAAAGGTGCCTGTTTCGAAGTGGACTTCCTGGACCAAAAACCTGAGCCTCGCCCGCAATGCAAGGAAGGTCTTTGCCAATCAGGGCTTCGATATTGTGCATGGGCTTTCTCGTGTCTATGGCCTCGACACTTATCGGCTCACTGACCCGCTGCAGACGCATTGGCTTAAAGTCTTTTATCGGGGCAAGATGCAGCAGTTCCTGCAAAGGTTGAATCCCAGACATCGCACCATTTTAAGAATAGAGAAGCAGCTCTTCGGGCCAGATGGCCCCAGACGCATCATCGTCCAGTCAAAACTCGATGAGAGGCTGCTCAAGGAGTATTTTGACGTCGATCCCAAGCGTCTTTGCCGTGTCACCAATGGGGTCGATACAAAGAACTTTCATCCCGATTATCAGCATGAACGGCTGGCAGTGCGGGCTGAGTGGAAGATTCCTGATGAAGCGCCGCTGCTGACGTTTGCTTCGATGGATTTCCGCCGCAAAGGTCTTTCGCGATTGCTCCAGGCCATGTCGATTGCCCGAACGAGCGGAATGTGGCTGATGGTCATTGGTGACGGGGATATTGCCCGATTCAAGGCCCTGGCGGCCTCTATGAATCTGGCTGATCGACTGGTGTTTACGGGTCGCCAGCAGGCCATTGCCAGGCTCTATGCTGCCAGCGACCTGTTTGTCCTGCCCACAATTTATGAACCCTTTCCGAATGTGAATCTTGAAGCCATGGCGTGTGGCATTCCTGTGATCACGACGGCAACGGCTGGCGGGGCGGATGCGATTGAACCAGCGATCAATGGCTATGTCATTGCCTCACCAGACGATGTCGAGTGTCTGGCTGATCGTATTGATTTTCACTTCGGTCGTGGAGAGACACAGTTACGACTGATGTCGGCCGCCGCTCGTTCGACAGCCCTGCGTTACACGCCCGAAGCGAACGCTGAACAGACATTGGCCGTCTTTCAAGAGGTGCTCAGTGAAAAAGCGGCCGCTTGA
- a CDS encoding lipopolysaccharide kinase InaA family protein, with product MKKRPLEVHDAGRVEIFAEDAPLFREHGLLSAESLWHLSSETAKNLRAERVTSRFELQQADGTLRRFYIKRHSPSSLKEWIKPLLRGQWPQLGAQHEWEALWLFVEHQLPTMQPVALFRHGRYSGLITRSLEGSVKLSELYRRQQLSAPQEQLLLENVARLTARMHGQGFHHQDYYLGHLMVPEADLTATPWIIDLGRVRHCRKLARRWIVKDLAQLNYSASQISGLMRLRFLKLYLGRSFGQHDLSLIRSIMAKTSRIARHSRKNQL from the coding sequence GTGAAAAAGCGGCCGCTTGAAGTTCATGATGCCGGTCGAGTCGAGATTTTCGCGGAAGATGCCCCACTCTTTCGAGAACATGGTCTGCTTTCGGCAGAGTCGTTATGGCATCTCTCCAGCGAGACCGCCAAGAATCTGCGAGCCGAACGCGTCACCAGTCGGTTTGAACTCCAGCAGGCTGATGGAACTCTCCGCAGGTTTTACATCAAGCGGCATTCTCCCAGCTCACTTAAAGAATGGATTAAACCCCTTCTGAGAGGTCAGTGGCCACAATTAGGCGCACAGCATGAGTGGGAAGCCTTGTGGCTGTTTGTTGAGCATCAACTGCCGACCATGCAGCCGGTGGCTCTGTTTCGGCATGGACGATACAGCGGCCTTATCACGCGCAGTCTCGAAGGATCCGTTAAACTCTCGGAACTTTATCGGCGGCAGCAACTTTCGGCACCACAGGAGCAGCTTCTGCTTGAAAATGTGGCCCGACTCACAGCCCGGATGCATGGCCAGGGATTTCATCATCAGGATTACTATCTGGGCCATTTAATGGTTCCTGAAGCGGATTTAACAGCCACGCCGTGGATCATCGATCTGGGGCGAGTTCGCCATTGCCGAAAACTGGCCCGTCGCTGGATTGTGAAAGATCTTGCCCAACTCAATTACAGTGCATCGCAGATCTCCGGGCTCATGCGTCTGCGTTTTCTCAAGCTGTATCTGGGCCGATCATTCGGTCAACACGATCTCAGCCTCATCCGTTCGATCATGGCCAAGACCAGTCGAATTGCCAGACATTCCCGCAAGAACCAGCTTTGA
- a CDS encoding PVC-type heme-binding CxxCH protein: MTLKSMMTWNFWQSRRAITSLAVFAAASLGGAILTESLSLESLTGMPQVLAQAPDKALAEKLLAVPPRPKRPDLPVSKVPLEFIEGERIAFLGNSFAERMNLFGNFETLLHSKFPEKKLVIRNFGRPAEEVSIHQRSSDYTNLDDPQKAFGADTYICFFGFNESYAGPAGVEKFKQDYEKFIKETTQRYPRDDAKSPPRFVLVTPLAFEVSGEPLLPKGDAENSNLALYAQAVRDVAAQNKLACIDVFAGSKALFDAQTGLQHTINGCHLNEEGDLAVAKLLFASAFGQSALGQLSSINQELRSAVNDKSWIHLQDYRMLNGWYVYGGRRTWDTETFPREYVKIRNMAAVRDQYIWDLASGKPASKPNDDNTGELIVPPTRFGNPRQAYSEATELRYLTPEQLIAQTKVPEGFEIKAFADETMFPELAKPVQLNFDNKGRLWVSCMPTYPQWQPGDAKPNDRLIILEDANQDGKADKCTVFYDKLHCPTGFEFWNGGVLVVDQPRLLWLKDTDGDDKADVVVHLIDGWATDDTHHTCSAFEWSNSGLLHMLEGIATSTTLETPWGPHRSQGNGGAYVFDPRSQKMRQFALPGQYNMWCYVFDEWGQGIVGDGTTANHAWDTPLSGAQFRGRTGLNMVFNQEGMRPALGCEWLVSRQFPESVQKQFTYACVINMNGMPRFTINDDGGGFAGKRMKLTDGKPDDLIASTDKHFRPADPQIGPDGALWFGDWANALIGHMQYSQRDPNRDHTRGRIYRLVAKDRPLLTPVTQHGKSIEELLDQTKVYEWRTRYRARNELNSRPTQQVVDGVKAWLAKLDPKSEDYPRLQCEAMWVLASHHQHDPALIQALLASPHPNARAAAVHIVADYRDELPDALSLLITASRDEHPRVRTEAARGLSYYDDPAASQAVLAMTEKPADYWADYTIRHALAAHEPLWRADYLTGKIPAPPRSKEIVTQILSASKSGAAALPFITTLLSAEPKPEEERNKAMTGLADLSGDTNRGREIFVRNCTSCHKVGNGEGREYGPNLAGVAKRLKPIKIVESIIDPNAEVDPKYRATLLITADGVAVSGLLVKEDDTTIEIFDGKIVRKIAKADVEERAVQKMSSMPEGTASSIAPSELVDLLTYLKAQNQDVKPATN, encoded by the coding sequence ATGACCTTGAAATCGATGATGACTTGGAATTTCTGGCAGAGCCGCAGAGCCATCACTTCGCTGGCGGTATTCGCTGCTGCCAGCCTGGGTGGGGCAATCCTCACAGAGAGTCTTTCGCTCGAATCGCTCACTGGCATGCCTCAGGTACTGGCGCAAGCTCCGGATAAAGCACTGGCCGAAAAACTACTGGCGGTTCCTCCGCGTCCCAAGCGGCCAGATCTTCCCGTCAGCAAAGTGCCACTGGAGTTCATCGAGGGTGAGCGCATTGCCTTTCTGGGGAACAGCTTTGCCGAACGCATGAATCTGTTTGGCAATTTCGAGACGCTGCTGCACAGCAAGTTTCCAGAAAAGAAGCTGGTGATTCGCAACTTTGGCCGCCCGGCGGAAGAAGTTTCGATTCATCAGCGCTCGAGCGATTACACCAATCTCGATGATCCTCAAAAAGCTTTCGGTGCAGATACTTACATCTGCTTCTTTGGTTTTAATGAATCGTATGCAGGCCCGGCAGGGGTCGAAAAGTTTAAGCAGGATTACGAGAAGTTCATTAAGGAAACCACTCAGCGATATCCTCGCGACGATGCCAAGTCGCCCCCTCGATTTGTGCTGGTGACACCCCTGGCCTTCGAAGTTTCTGGAGAGCCGCTGCTTCCGAAAGGCGACGCCGAAAACTCGAACCTCGCCCTCTATGCCCAGGCGGTTCGCGATGTCGCTGCCCAGAACAAGCTCGCCTGCATCGATGTCTTCGCTGGTTCCAAGGCCTTGTTCGATGCTCAAACAGGTCTGCAGCACACGATCAATGGCTGCCACTTGAACGAAGAGGGTGATCTGGCGGTTGCCAAGCTCCTCTTTGCCAGTGCGTTCGGCCAGTCCGCATTGGGTCAACTCAGCTCGATCAATCAGGAGTTGCGCAGTGCTGTTAACGATAAATCGTGGATCCACCTGCAAGACTACCGCATGCTCAATGGCTGGTATGTTTACGGTGGCCGCCGGACCTGGGATACAGAAACATTCCCGCGCGAATATGTGAAGATCCGCAATATGGCCGCAGTGCGTGATCAGTACATCTGGGATCTGGCCAGTGGCAAACCCGCCTCGAAGCCCAATGACGACAACACGGGGGAACTGATCGTTCCACCCACCCGCTTCGGCAATCCCCGGCAAGCCTACTCCGAAGCGACCGAGTTGCGTTACCTGACACCTGAGCAACTGATCGCACAGACCAAGGTTCCCGAAGGCTTTGAAATCAAGGCTTTTGCTGATGAAACGATGTTCCCGGAACTCGCCAAGCCAGTGCAACTGAACTTCGACAACAAAGGTCGGCTGTGGGTCTCCTGTATGCCCACTTATCCCCAGTGGCAGCCTGGCGACGCGAAGCCAAATGACCGCCTGATCATTCTGGAAGATGCCAATCAGGATGGCAAAGCTGATAAATGCACCGTTTTCTACGACAAGCTCCATTGCCCCACAGGTTTCGAGTTCTGGAATGGTGGCGTGCTGGTTGTCGATCAGCCTCGACTGTTGTGGCTCAAGGATACAGATGGTGATGATAAGGCCGATGTGGTCGTGCATCTCATCGATGGCTGGGCCACTGATGATACTCACCACACCTGCAGTGCCTTCGAGTGGTCGAATAGCGGCCTGCTCCACATGCTCGAAGGGATTGCGACCAGTACAACCTTGGAAACACCCTGGGGCCCGCATCGCAGTCAGGGGAATGGTGGCGCGTATGTTTTCGACCCCAGGTCGCAAAAGATGCGCCAGTTCGCACTCCCCGGCCAGTACAACATGTGGTGCTATGTCTTCGATGAATGGGGCCAGGGGATTGTGGGCGATGGCACAACCGCCAACCACGCGTGGGATACCCCCCTTTCCGGTGCTCAGTTCCGCGGTCGAACCGGCCTCAATATGGTCTTCAATCAGGAAGGGATGCGACCGGCTCTGGGATGCGAATGGCTCGTCAGCCGACAGTTCCCGGAAAGCGTCCAGAAGCAGTTCACCTATGCCTGCGTGATCAACATGAACGGCATGCCCCGCTTCACCATCAACGATGATGGCGGTGGATTCGCAGGCAAGAGAATGAAACTGACTGATGGAAAACCCGACGACCTGATTGCCTCCACCGATAAGCACTTCCGCCCGGCAGATCCTCAAATTGGCCCGGATGGTGCCTTGTGGTTTGGTGACTGGGCCAACGCGCTCATTGGTCACATGCAGTATTCGCAGCGCGATCCGAATCGCGATCATACCCGCGGTCGCATTTATCGCCTGGTGGCGAAGGATCGTCCCCTGCTGACTCCTGTGACACAGCATGGCAAGTCGATTGAAGAACTCCTTGATCAGACCAAAGTCTACGAGTGGCGGACCCGCTACCGCGCCCGTAATGAACTCAATAGCAGACCGACCCAGCAGGTAGTTGACGGCGTGAAGGCCTGGCTCGCCAAGCTCGATCCGAAGTCTGAGGATTATCCTCGCCTGCAATGCGAAGCCATGTGGGTGCTGGCCAGTCATCATCAGCATGATCCAGCCTTGATTCAGGCTCTGTTGGCTTCGCCTCATCCCAACGCGCGGGCTGCTGCTGTACACATTGTGGCTGATTACCGTGACGAGCTTCCCGATGCGTTGTCCTTGCTGATCACTGCTTCCCGCGATGAACATCCCCGCGTTCGCACGGAAGCAGCTCGCGGACTGAGCTACTACGATGATCCTGCTGCTTCGCAGGCCGTGCTGGCGATGACTGAAAAGCCAGCCGATTACTGGGCGGACTACACCATCCGCCATGCACTCGCTGCCCACGAACCACTGTGGCGTGCGGATTACCTGACGGGGAAGATTCCTGCACCACCTCGCTCGAAAGAGATTGTGACACAGATTCTTTCCGCGTCGAAATCAGGGGCAGCTGCTTTGCCGTTCATCACGACATTGCTCAGTGCGGAACCCAAGCCTGAAGAAGAGCGAAATAAAGCGATGACGGGGCTGGCTGATCTTTCGGGAGATACCAACCGCGGCCGCGAGATTTTCGTTCGCAACTGCACTTCGTGTCACAAGGTCGGAAATGGCGAAGGCCGGGAGTATGGCCCGAACCTCGCGGGCGTGGCCAAACGCTTGAAGCCCATCAAGATCGTCGAATCGATTATCGATCCGAATGCGGAAGTCGATCCCAAGTATCGGGCGACGCTGCTGATTACTGCCGACGGTGTGGCGGTTTCAGGCCTGCTGGTGAAGGAAGACGACACCACCATCGAGATTTTCGATGGCAAGATTGTCCGCAAGATTGCAAAGGCGGATGTCGAAGAGCGGGCTGTCCAGAAGATGAGCAGCATGCCAGAAGGGACTGCTTCGTCAATCGCTCCTTCGGAACTGGTGGACCTGCTGACCTACCTGAAGGCCCAGAATCAGGATGTGAAGCCCGCCACCAACTGA